The following are encoded in a window of Syngnathoides biaculeatus isolate LvHL_M chromosome 3, ASM1980259v1, whole genome shotgun sequence genomic DNA:
- the rufy2 gene encoding RUN and FYVE domain-containing protein 2 isoform X1 produces MASAAEHDLALSEADGGKEKSQVFGILRLQEEKFNVSEKSVPTVKGGGGAGGGGGGDGRWQAPIFALARKASETISGSIHVLPKVSENRASVAGDWSVQALRDPMAMERANLLNMAKLSIKGLIESALSFGRTLDSDYPPLQQFFVVMEHCLKHGLRVKKSFLGFNKSLWGPLELVEKLCPEAGEISASVRDLPGLKTPLGRARAWLRLALMQKRLADYLRLLITRKDLLCDFYENSALMLEEEGAVIVGLLVGLNVIDANLCVKGEDLDSQVGVIDFSMYLKNDIDDYRSEERNSQIASILDQKNYVEELNRQLNSTVHGLQGRVDSLEKSNSKLIEELAIAKNNIIKLQEENQQLRSENSLILLKAQQHLEVSQGDVSVERDTYKQSRQGLDEMYNEAQRQLKEECQLRQDVENELVVQVSMKQEMELAMKLLEKDIHEKQDTLIGLRHQLDEVKAINVEMYQKMQSSDDEMKKKNNMISRLEEKTNQITATMKQLEQRLQEAESHRTTAEEGTRRFKVDFANKADSLQRQIEHREKQLLQLETDLKIEREWRQTLQNDLHRERETVAQLRTQALQINGLKMEFHRLQDENFQLKSICEDQEQALEELGSKLSESKMKIEDIKEANKALQCGQVWLKDKDASRCKLCEKEFSISRRKHHCRNCGEIFCNSCSDNELPLPASPKPVRVCDTCHALLLQRCSSNPS; encoded by the exons ATGGCATCGGCCGCCGAGCACGACTTGGCCCTTTCCGAGGCGGACGGCGGCAAGGAGAAATCTCAGGTGTTCGGCATTTTGAGGCTGCAGGAGGAGAAATTTAATGTCTCTGAGAAATCTGTCCCCACCGtgaagggaggagggggggcaggaggaggaggaggaggggacgGCCGGTGGCAGGCGCCCATCTTCGCGTTAGCCAGGAAAGCCTCGGAAACCATTTCAGGGAGCATTCACGTCCTGCCTAAAGTGTCGGAGAACAGAGCATCCGTGGCTGGAGACTGGAGCGTTCAAG ctCTGCGGGATCCAATGGCCATGGAGCGGGCCAACCTGCTCAACATGGCCAAGCTGAGTATTAAAGGCTTGATCGAGTCGGCGCTGAGCTTCGGAAGAACGCTGGACTCGGACTACCCGCCTTTGCAGCAGTTCTTCGTTGTCATGGAACACTGCCTCAAACATGGACTGCGAG tgaaaaaGTCCTTTCTGGGATTTAACAAGTCTCTTTGGGGCCCTCTGGAGCTGGTGGAAAAACTGTGTCCGGAGGCAGGAGAGATCTCAGCCTCTGTACGAGATCTTCCGGGACTCAA GACCCCTTTAGGTCGGGCCAGGGCGTGGTTGCGACTGGCCCTCATGCAGAAGCGGCTGGCCGACTATCTGCGACTCCTCATCACCAGAAAAGATTTGCTGTG CGATTTCTATGAGAATTCAGCGCTGATGCTGGAGGAGGAAGGCGCCGTGATCGTGGGCCTGCTGGTCGGTCTGAACGTCATCGACGCCAACTTGTGTGTCAAAGGCGAAGACCTGGACTCTCAG GTCGGGGTGATTGACTTCTCCATGTACTTAAAGAACGACATCGATGATTACAGGAGCGAAGAGAG GAACAGCCAGATAGCATCCATCTTGGATCAGAAAAACTATGTGGAGGAACTTAATCGGCAACTCAa TTCTACAGTTCACGGACTTCAGGGCAGAGTGGACTCTTTGGAAAAGTCCAACTCGAAACTCATAGAGGAG TTAGCTATAGCCaaaaacaacatcattaaaCTGCAGGAAGAGAACCAGCAACTCAGGAGTGAAAATAGCCTGATTCTTCTGAAGGCACAACAACATTTAGAG GTATCTCAAGGCGACGTGTCCGTGGAGAGAGACACGTACAAACAGTCTCGCCAGGGATTGGACGAGATGTACAATGAGGCGCAACGACAGCTGAAAGAGGAGTGCCAGCTCAGACAG GATGTGGAGAATGAGCTGGTGGTCCAGGTGTCCATGAAGCAGGAAATGGAGCTGGCCATGAAACTTCTTGAGAAAGATATTCACGAAAAACAG GACACGCTAATCGGTCTCAGACATCAACTGGATGAAGTCAAAGCCATCAATGTAGAGATGTACCAGAAAATGCAG TCGTCCGACGacgagatgaagaagaagaacaacatgATCAGCCGTCTTGAGGAGAAGACCAATCAGATCACGGCCACCATGAAGCAGTTGGAGCAGAG ATTACAGGAGGCCGAGAGCCACCGCACCACGGCCGAGGAGGGCACCAGACGCTTCAAGGTGGACTTTGCCAACAAGGCCGACAGCCTGCAGCGGCAGATCGAGCACCGGGAGAAACAGCT GCTGCAGCTGGAGACGGACCTGAAGATCGAGCGGGAGTGGAGGCAAACGCTGCAGAACGATCTCCACCGGGAGAGGGAAACGGTGGCTCAGCTCCGGACGCAGGCGCTACAGATCAACGGCCTCAAGATG GAGTTCCATCGGCTCCAGGACGAGAACTTCCAGCTCAAGAGCATCTGTGAAGACCAAGAACAAGCTCTTGAGGAACTTGGCTCCAAACTTAGCGA GTCCAAAATGAAGATTGAGGACATCAAAGAAGCCAACAAAGCACTTcag TGCGGCCAGGTGTGGTTGAAAGACAAGGACGCCAGCCGCTGCAAGCTGTGCGAGAAGGAGTTCTCCATCTCCAGACGCAAA CACCACTGTAGGAACTGCGGCGAGATCTTCTGCAACAGCTGCTCGGACAATGAACTCCCCCTGCCCGCGTCTCCCAAACCGGTGCGGGTGTGCGACACCTGCCACGCTCTCCTCCTCCAAAGATGCTCGTCCAATCCTTCATGA
- the rufy2 gene encoding RUN and FYVE domain-containing protein 2 isoform X2 yields the protein MASAAEHDLALSEADGGKEKSQVFGILRLQEEKFNVSEKSVPTVKGGGGAGGGGGGDGRWQAPIFALARKASETISGSIHVLPKVSENRASVAGDWSVQALRDPMAMERANLLNMAKLSIKGLIESALSFGRTLDSDYPPLQQFFVVMEHCLKHGLRVKKSFLGFNKSLWGPLELVEKLCPEAGEISASVRDLPGLKTPLGRARAWLRLALMQKRLADYLRLLITRKDLLCDFYENSALMLEEEGAVIVGLLVGLNVIDANLCVKGEDLDSQVGVIDFSMYLKNDIDDYRSEERNSQIASILDQKNYVEELNRQLNSTVHGLQGRVDSLEKSNSKLIEELAIAKNNIIKLQEENQQLRSENSLILLKAQQHLEVSQGDVSVERDTYKQSRQGLDEMYNEAQRQLKEECQLRQDVENELVVQVSMKQEMELAMKLLEKDIHEKQDTLIGLRHQLDEVKAINVEMYQKMQSSDDEMKKKNNMISRLEEKTNQITATMKQLEQSDKDLLSQTRTLAMSFVKCASTDTEHQYKLVKDISF from the exons ATGGCATCGGCCGCCGAGCACGACTTGGCCCTTTCCGAGGCGGACGGCGGCAAGGAGAAATCTCAGGTGTTCGGCATTTTGAGGCTGCAGGAGGAGAAATTTAATGTCTCTGAGAAATCTGTCCCCACCGtgaagggaggagggggggcaggaggaggaggaggaggggacgGCCGGTGGCAGGCGCCCATCTTCGCGTTAGCCAGGAAAGCCTCGGAAACCATTTCAGGGAGCATTCACGTCCTGCCTAAAGTGTCGGAGAACAGAGCATCCGTGGCTGGAGACTGGAGCGTTCAAG ctCTGCGGGATCCAATGGCCATGGAGCGGGCCAACCTGCTCAACATGGCCAAGCTGAGTATTAAAGGCTTGATCGAGTCGGCGCTGAGCTTCGGAAGAACGCTGGACTCGGACTACCCGCCTTTGCAGCAGTTCTTCGTTGTCATGGAACACTGCCTCAAACATGGACTGCGAG tgaaaaaGTCCTTTCTGGGATTTAACAAGTCTCTTTGGGGCCCTCTGGAGCTGGTGGAAAAACTGTGTCCGGAGGCAGGAGAGATCTCAGCCTCTGTACGAGATCTTCCGGGACTCAA GACCCCTTTAGGTCGGGCCAGGGCGTGGTTGCGACTGGCCCTCATGCAGAAGCGGCTGGCCGACTATCTGCGACTCCTCATCACCAGAAAAGATTTGCTGTG CGATTTCTATGAGAATTCAGCGCTGATGCTGGAGGAGGAAGGCGCCGTGATCGTGGGCCTGCTGGTCGGTCTGAACGTCATCGACGCCAACTTGTGTGTCAAAGGCGAAGACCTGGACTCTCAG GTCGGGGTGATTGACTTCTCCATGTACTTAAAGAACGACATCGATGATTACAGGAGCGAAGAGAG GAACAGCCAGATAGCATCCATCTTGGATCAGAAAAACTATGTGGAGGAACTTAATCGGCAACTCAa TTCTACAGTTCACGGACTTCAGGGCAGAGTGGACTCTTTGGAAAAGTCCAACTCGAAACTCATAGAGGAG TTAGCTATAGCCaaaaacaacatcattaaaCTGCAGGAAGAGAACCAGCAACTCAGGAGTGAAAATAGCCTGATTCTTCTGAAGGCACAACAACATTTAGAG GTATCTCAAGGCGACGTGTCCGTGGAGAGAGACACGTACAAACAGTCTCGCCAGGGATTGGACGAGATGTACAATGAGGCGCAACGACAGCTGAAAGAGGAGTGCCAGCTCAGACAG GATGTGGAGAATGAGCTGGTGGTCCAGGTGTCCATGAAGCAGGAAATGGAGCTGGCCATGAAACTTCTTGAGAAAGATATTCACGAAAAACAG GACACGCTAATCGGTCTCAGACATCAACTGGATGAAGTCAAAGCCATCAATGTAGAGATGTACCAGAAAATGCAG TCGTCCGACGacgagatgaagaagaagaacaacatgATCAGCCGTCTTGAGGAGAAGACCAATCAGATCACGGCCACCATGAAGCAGTTGGAGCAGAG CGATAAAGATCTCTTAAGTCAGACCAGAACTCTGGCCATGTCGTTTGTCAAGTGCGCCAGCACCGACACCGAGCACCAGTACAAGCTCGTCAAGGACATTTCCTTCTGA
- the hnrnph3 gene encoding heterogeneous nuclear ribonucleoprotein H3, translated as MSSNEEGYVVRIRGLPWACTQMEVASFFSDCDIVGKVNGVCFTYSKEGRPSGEAFIELKTSEDFKNALCKDRKYMGHRYIEVFKSNRSEMDWVLKRSGPADYDSSSGCMLRLRGLPFGCSKEEIVQFFSGLRIVPNGITLPVDYQGRSTGEAFVQFASKEIAEKARGKHKERIGHRYIEIFKSSRVEIRSYLDEPRRIIGQRPGPYDRPVMEGPRGGYFGSGHNRGGSLMDSMRGGGGYGGGYGHTFDGYNGLNAYGFGNCMLDERMREERGPRGHSYSRHADGGSSYHGGHFVHMRGLPFRASEMDVAKFFSPLNPLRVHIDVALNGKLTGEADVEFRSHEDAVAAMSKDKNHMQHRYIELFLNSTASGAETSRGGYYGNSGGGPRSGGLRGLY; from the exons ATGTCTTCCAACGAAGAAGGGTACGTGGTCAGGATCAGAGGCCTTCCTTGGGCCTGCACCCAGATGGAGGTGGCCAGTTTCTtctctg ACTGTGACATCGTAGGCAAAGTCAACGGCGTGTGTTTCACCTACTCGAAAGAAGGCCGTCCCAGCGGAGAGGCGTTTATTGAGCTAAAAACGTCGGAGGATTTCAAGAATGCGCTTTGTAAAGATCGTAAATACATGGGACACCGATACATTGAGG TGTTCAAGTCCAACCGTAGTGAGATGGACTGGGTGCTGAAGCGTAGCGGCCCCGCTGACTACGACAGCTCCAGCGGCTGCATGCTGAGACTCCGAGGCCTGCCCTTTGGTTGCAGCAAGGAGGAAATTGTTCAGTTCTTTTCAG GGTTGAGAATCGTGCCGAATGGGATTACTCTGCCAGTGGACTACCAGGGGAGAAGCACAGGGGAAGCCTTCGTGCAGTTTGCCTCAAAGGAGATAGCAGAAAAGGCTCGGGGGAAACACAAGGAAAGGATAGGGCACAG GTACATCGAGATCTTTAAGAGCAGCCGCGTGGAGATCCGATCTTACCTGGACGAACCCCGGCGGATCATCGGCCAGAGGCCGGGGCCCTACGACAGACCCGTGATGGAGGGCCCGAGGGGGGGATACTTTGGCTCTGGTCACAATCGCGGCGGCTCGCTCATGGACTCCATGAGAGGCGGAGGCGGGTACGGGGGAG gttaCGGACACACTTTTGACGGCTACAATGGATTAAACGCATACGGCTTTGGGAACTGCATGTTGGATGAGCGCATGAGAGAAGAGCGAGGACCAAGAG GCCACAGCTACAGTCGTcacgcagacggaggctcaagTTACCACGGCGGCCATTTTGTCCACATGAGGGGCTTGCCTTTCCGCGCCAGCGAGATGGACGTCGCCAAA TTCTTCTCACCTTTGAACCCACTGAGAGTCCACATCGACGTGGCGCTCAACGGCAAGCTGACAGGAGAGGCCGACGTCGAGTTTCGCTCCCACGAGGACGCCGTGGCGGCCATGTCCAAAGACAAGAACCACATGC AGCACCGCTACATCGAACTCTTTCTCAACTCGACAGCCAGCGGAGCTGAAACGA GTCGTGGTGGTTACTATGGTAACTCAGGAGGAGGCCCACGGAGCGGCGGGCTGAGAGGCTTATACTGA